Below is a window of Bradyrhizobium sp. SZCCHNS1050 DNA.
GCCCTCGCCCCGACTGCCGCCTCGGCTCACTGGCATGGCGGCTGGCATGGGGGCGGTTGGCACGGAGGCTACGGCGGATGGCACCGTCCGTTCTACGGCCCGCGCTTCTTCGTCGGTGGCCCGGTCTACAGCTACGGCTATGGCGGCTGCTACGTGCGCCGCGTGGTTCCGACCCCGTGGGGACCGCGCTGGCGGTGGATCAACCGCTGCTATTGATACGAGCCTCGGCGCGGCACCCGCCCCCCGCCGCACCGAACTCGCATCGCCCCGGCGTCTCCCCCACGCCGGGGCTTTTTTTGTGCATTTTCAACCTCATTTCGGGGTCTTCCGGTCGGGAGCGGGAAACAAATCGAGCGGTCACGACTTGTTACGGCATCGTCCTGCAACTGCTCGTGGAACTCCCTCATGTCTGGCCGCACCGCCGATTTCAGCGAGGCGCTCGATCGCAAGACCAGCCGGTCGATCTGCGAGGCCGTCGGCGAACGCCTGCAACGCAGCCTGCCGCCGGACGGCTCTCATTTGCCGGCTCCGCTTGCGGACCTGATGAACGAGTTGCGCAAGCGCGACGAAAGCGGGATGAGCCTCTCCGGCGGTTGAGACCGCGACAAAGCGGTTGCCTTTGGCCGCGCGCGCGGTGACAAGGCGCGCATGCTTTCCATCACCGACATCTCCATCCGCCTCGCCGGACGGCTTCTCATCGACCAGAGCTCAGTGCAGATTCCGCCCGGCGCGCGCGTCGGACTGGTCGGCCGCAACGGCACCGGCAAGTCGACCCTGTTCAAGGCGATCCGCGGCGAACTGTCGCTGGAGAGCGGCAGCATCACCGTGCCGCCGCGGTGGCGCATCGGCAGCCTGGCCCAGGAAGCCCCGAGCGGGCCCGAAAGCCTGATCGAGGTGGTTCTCCGGGCCGACCTCGAGCGGCATGCGCTGCTGCAGGAGGCCGAGACCGCCCATGACGCACACCGCATCGCCGAGATCCAGACCCGGCTCGTCGACATCGACGCGCATTCCGCCCCGGCGCGCGCGGCCGCTATTCTCAGCGGCCTTGGATTTTCCGCCGCGGATCAGGCGCGAGCCTGCACCGAATTCTCCGGCGGCTGGCGCATGCGGGTCGCCCTCGCGGCCACGCTGTTCGCCGCGCCCGACCTGCTCCTGCTGGACGAGCCGACCAACTATCTCGACCTCGAGGGCACGCTGTGGCTCGAGGATCATCTGGCGCATTATCCGCGCACGGTGATCGTGATCAGCCACGACCGCGATCTCCTGGAAACCTCCGTCGACCAGATCCTGCATCTCGACCGTTGCAAGCTCACGCTGTATCGCGGCAGCTACTCCTCCTACGAGGAACAGCGCGCCACCCGCGAGATGCTCGATGCCAAGGCGGTCAAGCGCCAGGAAGCGGAGCGTGCGCGGCTGCAGGCCTTTGTCGAGCGCTTCAAGGCCAAGGCCTCGAAGGCGCGCCAGGCGCAGTCCCGCGTCAAGATGTTGGAGCGGATGAAGCCGATCACCGCGCTCGTCACCCAGGACGTGCACGAGATCACGTTCCCCGCACCGGAGCGACTGCTGTCGCCGCCGATCATCGCGGTCGACAACGCCTCGGTCGGCTACGATCCCGCGCAACCGGTGCTCAACAGAGTCACCTTACGCATCGACAATGACGACCGCGTCGCATTGCTCGGCGCCAACGGCAATGGCAAGTCCACGCTGGTGAAGCTGCTCGCCGGCCGGCTCACACCGTTTTCCGGCAAGGTCACGCGCGCCGACAAGCTGTCGATCGCCTATTTCGCCCAGCACCAGCTCGATGAGCTGGACGAGACTGGATCGCCGTATAGTCACGTGCGCAAGCTGATGGGCGATGCGCCGGAATCGAAAGTGCGCGCGCGCGCCGGCGCGATCGGATTTTCCGGCAAGGCCGCCGACACGCTGGTGAAGAGCCTGTCGGGCGGCGAGAAGGCGCGGCTGCTGCTCGGGCTCGCGACCTTCTTCGGCCCCAACATGATCATCCTGGACGAGCCGACCAACCATCTCGACATCGACAGCCGCGCCGCGCTGGCCGAGGCGATCAACGAATTTCCCGGCGCCGTGATCATGGTGTCGCACGATCGCTATCTGATCGAGGCCTGCGCCGACCGCCTCTGGGTCGTCGCCGACCGCACCGTGAAGACCTATGATGGCGACCTCGATGACTACAGGCGCATGGTCCTGTCGACGCGCAGCGCGCCGGCCCGCGACAACGAGCGCTCTCAGGTCGCCGAGAAGACCGAGCGGCCCCGCAGCGACAACAAGCGCAGCGGGCTGAAGCAGAAGATTGCGGCAGCCGAAGCCGAGATCGCCCGCATCACCGAGATCATCGCCAAGATCGACGGCGCGCTGTCGCTGCCCGACATCTTCACGCGCGACCCGAAGCAGGCCGCGCAATTGTCGAAGGCGCGGGCCAATGCCGCCGACGCGCTGGCGCGCGCCGAGGAGCAGTGGCTGGAAGCCAGCACGCTGCATGACGAGGCGGGGAGCTGAAGTGCCCCGAGCCTCGGATCGGCATTCGGCCGAAAGTCGCCGATAGCTTGGCTTTCAGATGCTTCCAAGTCGAAAGCCTTCGCGGTCGGCGGCTAGCACGGCTGAATGCGGGATCGGAGCGAGCGACCGGATCAATTGGTTCGCTGGAACAGGTCGGCACCCGGCAGATTGCCGAGATCACCGTTGGGCTGAATGTAGAAGAGATTCCAATTCGCCCGAAGTTGATTGCCGCCGACTTGGCCTCTCCAACGCGTGATGGAATTGCACTGGGCAAAAGTCACGACCAGCATAACGGCGCTGCCGGCGGATCTGCCGGATACCGGATAGGGAATACCCTGGCATGCGAACCCAGATGCGTTGTTGGTGAATTGCCCTCGCACCTGCCCATCGGTGACTGACCAGATCTCGAGAACCGAGCCTCGTTGATTGGTCCATCTCGACGGCGCCGGCAGGACGTCGGCACGCGCAGCAATCGACGAAACCACGACAATCATGCCTGCGAAAAGATACTTGCTGAAGAACCACTTCATGGCGCGCCTCGCTATGCCCAGAGCTAGAGGTAGCAACGATGACTACATACATCCATAAGATTGAAAGCGCCATTGTAGCAGAATCAAAATTGCTCTACTTTTGGTAGCTGACGTTGATGTTTGAGGTTCGATTGAGGCGATTCAGGAGGACGAAACATGAACAAGCAGCTTTACGCTCGACTTGACGGCCTGCTCTACGACGTCTGCGTCAAGGCCGGTCAAAAGGTGAAGACCGGTGAGGTCCTCTACGTCATCGAGGCGGCCAAATCACAGCTGTCGGTGAAAGCTCCCTACTCCGGGACAATCAGTCAGGTCAGGCGCAAAGCGGGCGATACGTTGAACGCGACCGATGTCGTGATGGAGCTGGATGCGGAGGACGCGGCAGCTTAATCGTCGCCGAAGTTCGGAGTCCTCTGCAGATGGATCGGCGACGACGCGCCGTTGTAGACCGTCGCTCGATCCAGCACGCGCTCGGCCTCGGCGGACGGCCAGGATCTTTCGATCTTGGGCCGCTTTCTGTCGAAGGCGCATTGCAGCCCCTCCGGGAGATCCGACCAGAACGGCACGAAGGACAATACGATCAGGGCTCGGTCTTCGCTCGAATTGTTCGCATGGGATGCGTGAAGGAGCCTGCCGTCGCGAACGATGAGATCCCCCTTCCGAACAGCAACATCAACTTCGTCTGGCCTCGTGGAAACCAGCACGTCGTCGACATGCAGAACCCGATCGGGATGTGTCGGCCTGCCCTCGATCAATGCATGTAGATCGTTCTTGCGCCGATGACTGCCGGGAAGCACGCGCAAGCATCCGTTTGCAGCACTCGTGTCGGTCAAATAGTACATGAAATAGAGAATTGGAGGCGTGGCGCCGTAACTCACAGCGCTCGACCAGCCCCACCAATCCTGGTGCCAGTGCAGCCTCGGACACCCGGCCGGCTTGGAGATCAGAAATCCAGCAAAAAAGCGCGCATCCCGGTATCCGGCGCGCTCCAACAATTCATATTGTGCATCGAAGAGAATGATCGGCGCGAAATCGACCGAAAAGTTGACCGAGACAACAAGCCCGAGATGGGGCTCCGCTCTCGCCTCAAGACTGGCCCGAGACTTGATTCGATTGCCGGCCTCCAACAATTCGCGAGGAAGAAAATCACGGCGTACCGCATACCCGGCCTCCTCCAACTCGCGACGGAGGCCGGTTATTTGCATGGCCGCCTCCCGCCGTCAGCTCGTCCGCTTCTTCGCCTTCGGCTTCGCCACCTTCGGCGCCGGTCCCGGATCGGGCGCGCGCTCGACCGAGGTCAGGCGGCCGGAGCTGAACGTGTAGACGCCGGCGCGTGCGCCGCGCAGCCAGGTCACCGTGGCCACGCGCTCGCCGCCATTGCTCGAGATGTTGACGTTGTCGGGTGCACCGATGCCGCGCACCACGTCGCATTCGGTGTGGCCGAGTGCGACGGTGCCGCCGGCAGCCGGCGTCGAGGCGGCGGGATCATTCGCCAGCGCGTTCGCGCCCGCAGCATCGGCCGCAGGCGCCATGCCCGGGCATGCGCCTTCGGCGCTCACAAGATCCTCAGCCGTGACCGGCTTGTCCGGCGTCAGCGGCGGCGCGTCGATCGAGATGTTTCTGATGAACAGGCGCTGCGGCCGGTTGAACCACTCGGCGTCCTTGGACAGGAAATCGGGCGTGCTCGAGCATCCGGCGACGACCGGGGCAAGCACAAGGAACGCCAGAGCGCGCGTCAGCTGTTTGGTGTGGTCTCGCACGATGAACCTTGCTGAATTGCAACCTGTGGACACTCTAACGTGTTGTCCCAACATCACTTTGCGGCACGTTCGTGACTTTGCCAACGCTCTGCCGGTAAATCGGCAGATTATCATTAATCACGCGGCGCTGCCATCATCGGCGCTTCACGGGCCTCCGTATCATTGTCGGCGCTGCCAGCGCCCCCGTTCATCCGCCTGCCAGTAGGTGACCTCGAATCCCCGCGATTTGCAATCGGTCCACGCCGATCTCGCAGCCGCGAGCGCGTCCGCATCATCGCCGTTGAACACGAGCACCATGCGCTCGTAGCTGTGCGAGTCCGATGGCAGCGCCGCGTTATCCACCAGGAAACGGACGTTCGCGCCGTTGGGATTGCTTTCTTCCACCGCGAGCACGATCGGCTGGTCGGCCACATCGGCCACCCGCCAGGTGGCGTGCGGCAGAAACGAATCGTCGCGATAGGTCCACAGATGCGCATCTAGCGCATCCGCGCGCTCCTCCGATGTCGACTGCACCACGACGCGCCAACCGCGCTCGAGCGACTTCTCGAGCAGCGGCGGCAGCACGCCTTCCACGGTCATGTTCTGCAGGTGGTAGAACAGGACTTCGGTCATCGCCCCGCGTCACGCCTTGGCGCCGGATTTGGCTTCAGCTTTGGTGTCGGATCTGGATTCGTAGGAGTCCCACACCAGCCGATCGAGCAGCCGGACGCCATAGCCCGATCCCCAGCTCTGGTTGATCTCCGATTTCGGCGCGCCCATCGCGGTGCCGGCGATGTCGAGATGCGCCCACGGCGTGTCGTTGACGAAGCGCTGCAGGAATTGCGCGGCGGTGATCGAGCCGCCATGGCGTCCGCCGGTATTCTTCATGTCGGCGAACTGCGAATCGATCAGCTTGTCGTATTCGTGGCCGAGCGGCATGCGCCACACCTTCTCACCCGTCTCCTGCCCCGCCTTGAACAGCTTGTCGGCGAGATCATCATTGTTGGTGAAGA
It encodes the following:
- a CDS encoding sulfur globule protein precursor gives rise to the protein MLRKLSLIAAATVALGAAALAPTAASAHWHGGWHGGGWHGGYGGWHRPFYGPRFFVGGPVYSYGYGGCYVRRVVPTPWGPRWRWINRCY
- a CDS encoding ABC-F family ATP-binding cassette domain-containing protein, translating into MLSITDISIRLAGRLLIDQSSVQIPPGARVGLVGRNGTGKSTLFKAIRGELSLESGSITVPPRWRIGSLAQEAPSGPESLIEVVLRADLERHALLQEAETAHDAHRIAEIQTRLVDIDAHSAPARAAAILSGLGFSAADQARACTEFSGGWRMRVALAATLFAAPDLLLLDEPTNYLDLEGTLWLEDHLAHYPRTVIVISHDRDLLETSVDQILHLDRCKLTLYRGSYSSYEEQRATREMLDAKAVKRQEAERARLQAFVERFKAKASKARQAQSRVKMLERMKPITALVTQDVHEITFPAPERLLSPPIIAVDNASVGYDPAQPVLNRVTLRIDNDDRVALLGANGNGKSTLVKLLAGRLTPFSGKVTRADKLSIAYFAQHQLDELDETGSPYSHVRKLMGDAPESKVRARAGAIGFSGKAADTLVKSLSGGEKARLLLGLATFFGPNMIILDEPTNHLDIDSRAALAEAINEFPGAVIMVSHDRYLIEACADRLWVVADRTVKTYDGDLDDYRRMVLSTRSAPARDNERSQVAEKTERPRSDNKRSGLKQKIAAAEAEIARITEIIAKIDGALSLPDIFTRDPKQAAQLSKARANAADALARAEEQWLEASTLHDEAGS
- a CDS encoding avidin/streptavidin family protein, producing the protein MKWFFSKYLFAGMIVVVSSIAARADVLPAPSRWTNQRGSVLEIWSVTDGQVRGQFTNNASGFACQGIPYPVSGRSAGSAVMLVVTFAQCNSITRWRGQVGGNQLRANWNLFYIQPNGDLGNLPGADLFQRTN
- a CDS encoding acetyl-CoA carboxylase biotin carboxyl carrier protein subunit, which encodes MNKQLYARLDGLLYDVCVKAGQKVKTGEVLYVIEAAKSQLSVKAPYSGTISQVRRKAGDTLNATDVVMELDAEDAAA
- a CDS encoding phytanoyl-CoA dioxygenase family protein is translated as MQITGLRRELEEAGYAVRRDFLPRELLEAGNRIKSRASLEARAEPHLGLVVSVNFSVDFAPIILFDAQYELLERAGYRDARFFAGFLISKPAGCPRLHWHQDWWGWSSAVSYGATPPILYFMYYLTDTSAANGCLRVLPGSHRRKNDLHALIEGRPTHPDRVLHVDDVLVSTRPDEVDVAVRKGDLIVRDGRLLHASHANNSSEDRALIVLSFVPFWSDLPEGLQCAFDRKRPKIERSWPSAEAERVLDRATVYNGASSPIHLQRTPNFGDD
- a CDS encoding DNA polymerase III subunit chi — protein: MTEVLFYHLQNMTVEGVLPPLLEKSLERGWRVVVQSTSEERADALDAHLWTYRDDSFLPHATWRVADVADQPIVLAVEESNPNGANVRFLVDNAALPSDSHSYERMVLVFNGDDADALAAARSAWTDCKSRGFEVTYWQADERGRWQRRQ